Within Haematobia irritans isolate KBUSLIRL chromosome 2, ASM5000362v1, whole genome shotgun sequence, the genomic segment taggtgagtgtgtatgtgacagagagagagagagaaaagagACTTCTTCGTTTTTGTGGGGAGAACAGATAACTGTTGTGTGTGGAATTTGTAATCTGAGGATACCAAGATTTATATCTAAACATAGGATATTGAACAGTCTCAAACGTAAATATTTCTCATACATTACACATACAAAATAATACATTGTAAtattttataagattttttttttcataattttctcttttattattattttttttttttcaaatattcaaaTACTCATCGTCgtctatattgaaaatttcgttactaAAACAAACACCCAAAATAGTTTGGTCAACTACTACTTAAACGATCTTACTTACGAATCTAACATtgggttttaattaattttattttaggatATCTTTTGTTGTTATTACAATTTCTCAGTTTTCAAAAAGGACTGGATCTTCTTatgcattttttgtttgttttaatggCTGATTTTTTTATGTGGTTTATTTGACTTAAATAACATACAATTCCCAtcatttaatttaactaatggCTAATTAAAgactaatatttattttttaataattaaataatattttaataattacgatagtaatattttttgttttggttttttcttctattggtattaaaaaatcaacaacaagcTCTTACAAAAACTTAGATTTCAATAAATTCCTTTAATTGCACAAATCAAAAGGAGAGAGCATCTCATCACCATGATCTTCATTGCTATGTGTGTGTACAACACAATACGGTCCCACTCACATCACTGTTCTCAAAGGCAAGGAAGTGGTCCGAATAGGTGATCTACCGATGCGAACATTCATATTTGGGTATTCGTCTGTAGCTTCACCTATCCTACCTACCACTGTTTAACCTATCTCAGTCCACTTTTAAAGTAACTTTATACCGCCATCCATGTAATGGTTAATTTCCACCAATGACCATTATGGCCATTGTGGTTCGTACCATAGCTGTTAGCTAGAATAATGTCTCCTTAGACCATTTACGTGATGAGCTAGGTAAGCTGGGATCAAAATGTTGCGGTGTTTCATCACTCTTACAGCTCAAACTATGATCGCCTGCGTCGGGAGGGTCGGCTGATCTCACCGAAGTATTATCCTCCTCGGTGGGCAAACGTATCAATGGTAACTCCAGCATTACCGATGGACAGGGACTATGGCTGACATCATACATGGGGGCTTCATTAAGGGTTGTGAAAAAGTTAAGGGGTTGTGTTCCAGTAGTGGTGGTGTTGGCTATCTCTGGGGGAAATGTTAGATTACTGGCACTACGACTTATAATATTAATGGGTTGTTGTGATGGTGATGGaggagttgttgttgttgttgtggttttGTTTGCAGGATCTGagattgttgctgttgttgttgttgtcttggaaggtttatttaaaatcagGCTTTTGAGAGAAGAAGGCATTTTTATTAGAGTTTCCTTAGTTTGTATAAAAGAATCAGATATAGAAGAGGCACAAGGATCATAttgggttgttgttgttgatgcagAAATTggcagttgttgttgttgtaattgtAATTTCATTAGTAGATCTTGTTTCGCTTCAATACTCCCCAACTGAGTTTCTTGGTTAGGGGGACTTGATCGGCcgaaacttactactgtattcaAACTACTATGATGGGTGAGACTTGATCCACCCCTAGGGGTGGTGGAACTTAAGCCCATGGTCTCATTGCTACCCGTAATAACAAAATCTATAACATCACCAGGCATTTCAATGCCCATTCCCACCTCAGTATTGAGAGTGGAGCAGGTATCTTCTTCCGTTGTATTGGTTGTCGTAGTTGtagtcgttggctgactttgagGATCACTGTATTGTTGTAGGAGCTGTGCCCGTCTCGGATGTGTTGGAGGACTATTTGTACAAATAATGGCACCGAAATGGGTTTCCAGTGGTGTTTGTTTCGAGTCTATTGACGAGGAGGGCGAATGAAAATCTCTCAGAGGATGTCCCAGTAAAGCCACACGATCACTGGAAGACACACTTATGGTACGATTGCGTTGCAACATAGATCGACGCGTTCTCGCACTGGCAGTTGTGGGGACTATGTTTGCACCTGTCACAGCACtacttgatgttgttgttgttgtattggcAATGGTTTGGGCACCCAGGCTGAAATGTCTCTCCATGGGATATCGTAAAGCTCTGCCAGCTGCATTTGGCATTGAACTATCGTGATGCATTAGTGATCCTGTAGTCCCACTATTGTGTGGATCAATATCGGCCACATAGTCCTGTAGGCTAGCTTCCTCACTTTCACTACTCATCTGGCGCAAATCTTCATCGGTATCAGCCACACTATCCAGAAATACCGAATCTTCTTCGTCCACCGATCGAACTTCGGAATCTTGATATTCCAGTGATGAGATCTTAAAGGAACTTAGAGACGCCAATGGAGCTCTACGATCCGCATTGAATAGAGCCTTAGCGGATACTGTACCCAAGCTACCACTACCATTCAGCTTGTCAATGCTTAATGGGGTGCTGTCTATGCTAATACTGCTGGAATTGGCAGCATTTGCAGCAGCCTTGGCAGCTGCGGAATTTGAATAGGGAAAACTGTTATTGTTATTCTCACACGCTAAACCCGATAGGCTGGATGGTGTATCCTGCTCCGGATAAGGTATACGTGGAAGTTCTACCACTGCTATTTTACGTCTAACATTTAGACGTAGCTCATCTGTGGGAGAATCTGTGAAACGGAAGCCTTGATGTACTCCCACGGGAGGAGCTGATTGTGCTGGGGCAGTGGCCTCATAGATACCCCGCTCATTCAGCGGCTGATTGTAGGGGTAAACATCGACAGTGTCCGCACTTATGGAGTGGATTTGTTGCTTTCTTCCCGACTGAGCACTCTCCGGGTCATAGTAGGCTATGCTATGCTTGGGTATACATTTCTGAGAAGGTGATACACCTCCTGATTTCTCACTGGCTTTGGAGCTGCTGCCCGCTGGTGGCTTGGTTGCCTTACCATTACTACCACTAGAGGTGCTGGTGACTGTGGTAAAGCCTCTTAAGGAAGACTCTATGGGTATTGTTGTTGTGGAATTGGTAGCATTGATAGTCGTTGTTAATGGTTTCGAGGCCTGAGATTGTTGCTGTGATTGTTGTGCCTGCAATTGTTCATAGATGCTTCGCTCCGAAGACAAGGGTGATGGCTTGGGTGTAGGTTGTATGACTTGAATATCGGGATAATAATAGTCCCACATATCGGTGCTCGAGGCTCGAGATgctgtagaacattttcgctGTAATGAAGGCGGCAGGTTTGACAAACCCAAAGTGAAGGCTGAACAACGTCTTTCCAGATATGAGCTATCAGTGCTGCAGCAAGTCATGGCACTGCTGCGTCGTGAATCTTGTCCctgaaaaaacaaaacgaaaatgaacAATATTTCTGGTATTCTACATCTCAAAAGCTAATCCACACTTACCATAAGTGGCACTTCGAGAAACCCTTGTTTACTTTTTGTAGAATCACTGCGCTTGTGATGTTTCCCCACCAGTTCTTCGTCCAATGTCGATGCCATTACTCTTTGCTGAAAATCTCCATTGTCGAACTCATCATCGGTTTCCACAAAATAATCATCTGTACCAAAACTACTACCCATAGGGTAATTACTAAATATTCGTGAAGTTTCCGAACCACTTCTTCTGCGACTTCCAACATAACTACCACCTCCGACGCTCAAAGCACCCGAAGCAGATGAGAGGGAGAAACGTCTAGGGGGCTCCAACAGGCTACTGTAGCCACCACCAACTGAGGAGAATCGAAAACCCCGATTTAGCATAGGTGGAGCACTCACATTTCCCAAAGATAACATACGCTGGCGCCTATACAAAATGGCATCATATTCATCCGGATATATGGACAtcccagtggcaaccatggctTCTTGTATTTCACGTTCTTCCTCTTCTTGCATGCAAACAGCGGCCACAGCCGCCATTTTAGGatccttcaaaataaaaatgcacCCGAGCTGAGTAAGGAATTTCCAATCGCAATCAGGTTGACTTACCTTTAGCACTTTTAAAGTCTCATTGGAACTGCTTCGACTCTTATAGACTATCAGGAATACCATGAGACCAAAGAATCCACCCAATGTTGCAGCTATACGCACTCCGGTCATGACATCGTAGGTGGCAAAAAACTGTGCACGAATGAGTTCCCTTGGACTAAGAGTTGGAGTTGCCTCGGTTTCATTGTATTTACCAGGAGGCATTGGGGAGGCAGTATATGGTGCATGTTTGTTAGGTCTGGAAAATAATACGAAAGAATGGTATAGTATAGTGGCTAAAGTTTTGTGCAACGACTGATTTTTCACGGTTTCGTTGGTCTCGAGGGGAACGAAAATTGCCCGAACAGGCAGCAAATTTTGCACCTGATGTCAGTATATTGGTTGTAATtatcatgcaaagattggtccatatcggttcaaaatgAGATATGACttctggagcctcatggaggaacaaatttccgtTTAACTACTATGTTGCCCTCTAATTACACctctatatataaaccgatcaagaactaaaaTGCCTTATGTGGGTATTTAAtatgtttattataccctccaccataggatgggggtatattaactttgtcattccgtttgtaacacatcgaaatattgctctaagaccccataaagtatatattctgggtcgtggtgaaattctgagtcgatctgagcatgtccgtccgtccgtctgttgaaatcacgctaacttccgaacaaaacaagctatcgacttgaaacttggcacaagtagttgttattgatgtaggtcggatggtatagaaAATAggccgtatcggtccacttttacgtatagcccccatataaacggacccccaaatttggcttgcgattgctctaagagaagcaaatttcatccgatccggctgaaatttggtacatggtgttagtatatggtatataacaactatgcaaaaattggttcaccataattacatatagcccccatataaaccgatccctcgatttaatttgcggagcctctaagagaagcaaatttcatccgatgcggctgaaatttggtacgtggttttagtgttagttctctaacaaccatgcaaaaattggtcgacatcggtccataattgtatatagcccccatataaaccgatcccccgatttggcttgcggagcctctaagagaagcaaatttcattcgatccggctgaaatttggtacgtggttttagtgttagttctctaacaaccatgcaaaaattggtccacatcggtccataattatatatagcccccatataaaccgatccccagatttggcttgcggaggctcaaagagaaacaaatttcatccgatccggctgaaatttggtgcatgatgttgatatatggtctctaacaaccatgcaaaaattggtccacatcggttcataattatatatagcccccatataaaccgatccccagatttagcttgcggagcctctaacagaagcaaatttaattcgatccggttgaaatttggaacatgatgttagtatatggtctctaacaaccgtgccagaactggtccatatcggtccataattatatatagccaccacataaaccgttctccagatttgacctccggagcatcttgtaggagcaaaagtcatccgatccggttcaaatgtggaacgtggtattagtaaatggtctctaacatccatggaaaaataggtccacataggttcataattatatatagcccccatataaaccgatcccccgatttggcttgaggagcctctaagagaagcaaatttcatcccatccggttgtaatttggaacatggtgttagtatatggtctctaacaaccgtgccagaattggtccacatcggtccacaattacatatatactccatataaaccgttctccagatttgacttccggagcctcttggaggagcaaaattcatccgatccggttcaaatttggaacgtggtgttagtatatggccgctaacaaccattccaaaagtggtccatatcggtctatagttatatatagctgatccccaatcacacaaaaattggtccatatcggttcataatcatggttgccactcgagccaaaaataatctaccaaaattttatttctatagaaaattttataaaaaatttatttctatagaaaattttgttaaaattttatttttatagaaaattttgttaaaatttcatttctatagaaaattttgtcaaaactttatttctatagaaaattttgtcaaaattatatttctatagaaaattttttcaaaattttatttctatagaaaattttgtcaaaattttatttctatagaaaatttggttgaaattttatttttatagaaaattttgtcaaactgaattatatacgtatttaatcggtcttttttaatataatatataacagGTATGGgcttacttataatttagaagacggtgttaagaggttttacgataccttgccatcgacaagcgttaccgcaaccaaagtaattcgattgtggatggcagtgtttagaagaagttactacgcaatccatggtggagggtacataagcttcggcctgaccgaacttacggccgtatataaagggtgattcttttgaggttaggattttcatgtattagtatttgacagatcacgtgggatttcagacatggtgtcaaagagaaagatgctcagtatgctttgacatttcatcatgaatagacttacgatctgccacaacgtcgaattttcagtgaatgggccctagaaaagttggcagaaaatccgcttttttatcgacaaattttgttcagcgatgaggctcatttctggttgaatggctacgtaaataagcaaaattgccgcatttggagtgaagagcaaccagaagccgttcaagaactgcccatgcatcccgaaaaatgcactgtttggtgtggtttgtacgctggtggaatcattggaccgtattttttcaaagatgctgttggacgcaacgttacggtgaatggcgatcgctatcgttcgatgctaacaaactttttgttgccaaaaatggaagaactgaacttggttgacatgtggtttcaacaagatggcgctacatgccacacagctcgcgattctatggccattttgagggaaaacttcggagaacaattcatctcaagaaatggaccggtaagttggccaccaagatcatgcgatttgacgcctttagactattttttgtggggctacgtcaagtctaaagtctacagaaataagccagcaactattccagctttggaagacaacatttccgaagaaattcgggctattccggccgaaatgctcgaaaaagttgcccaaaattggactttccgaatggaccacctaagacgcagccgcggtcaacatttaaatgaaattatcttcaaaaagtaaatgtcatggaccaatctaacgtttcaaataaagaaccgatgagattttgcaaattttatgcgtttttttttaaaaaaaaagttatcaagctcttaacaaatcaccctttacttgttttttctggcATAGACATcatgtggactaacttacaatttagaagtcagtgttaagaagttttaaaatgccATATCCCCTTCAATTGTTACCACAAACCAATTAATTACATTGTGGAAGACagtatttagaagaaatttgtacgcaatccatggtggaggatatataacattcggcatggccgaattTGGGGCCGCACATACTTGCTATTTCGAAGGTTCAATAGCGTTTCcaaacgttaggttaggttaggtggcagcctgctaggctcaattagactattcagtccatt encodes:
- the LOC142226238 gene encoding uncharacterized protein LOC142226238 → MAKISRRAVASSSSNSAASSSSSSYSIPSDHSGRLENRINSNTIINERKSVRSISSAVSSSRFIDTPLGGGRDIDYGSDDSQTAVSGTADPLRNDGSPVTTSSHNNVYTYTPTTTGPNKHAPYTASPMPPGKYNETEATPTLSPRELIRAQFFATYDVMTGVRIAATLGGFFGLMVFLIVYKSRSSSNETLKVLKDPKMAAVAAVCMQEEEEREIQEAMVATGMSIYPDEYDAILYRRQRMLSLGNVSAPPMLNRGFRFSSVGGGYSSLLEPPRRFSLSSASGALSVGGGSYVGSRRRSGSETSRIFSNYPMGSSFGTDDYFVETDDEFDNGDFQQRVMASTLDEELVGKHHKRSDSTKSKQGFLEVPLMGQDSRRSSAMTCCSTDSSYLERRCSAFTLGLSNLPPSLQRKCSTASRASSTDMWDYYYPDIQVIQPTPKPSPLSSERSIYEQLQAQQSQQQSQASKPLTTTINATNSTTTIPIESSLRGFTTVTSTSSGSNGKATKPPAGSSSKASEKSGGVSPSQKCIPKHSIAYYDPESAQSGRKQQIHSISADTVDVYPYNQPLNERGIYEATAPAQSAPPVGVHQGFRFTDSPTDELRLNVRRKIAVVELPRIPYPEQDTPSSLSGLACENNNNSFPYSNSAAAKAAANAANSSSISIDSTPLSIDKLNGSGSLGTVSAKALFNADRRAPLASLSSFKISSLEYQDSEVRSVDEEDSVFLDSVADTDEDLRQMSSESEEASLQDYVADIDPHNSGTTGSLMHHDSSMPNAAGRALRYPMERHFSLGAQTIANTTTTTSSSAVTGANIVPTTASARTRRSMLQRNRTISVSSSDRVALLGHPLRDFHSPSSSIDSKQTPLETHFGAIICTNSPPTHPRRAQLLQQYSDPQSQPTTTTTTTNTTEEDTCSTLNTEVGMGIEMPGDVIDFVITGSNETMGLSSTTPRGGSSLTHHSSLNTVVSFGRSSPPNQETQLGSIEAKQDLLMKLQLQQQQLPISASTTTTQYDPCASSISDSFIQTKETLIKMPSSLKSLILNKPSKTTTTTATISDPANKTTTTTTTPPSPSQQPINIISRSASNLTFPPEIANTTTTGTQPLNFFTTLNEAPMYDVSHSPCPSVMLELPLIRLPTEEDNTSVRSADPPDAGDHSLSCKSDETPQHFDPSLPSSSRKWSKETLF